The genome window TGTGGCTTAGGTAAATGTGGACACTGCAAGATCGATTCAACCTATGTATGTTTAGATGGACCAGTATTTAATTATACAGATGGTAAATTCCTACAAGACTAAGGAGGGTTAATTATGGATATAAATACAAAAAAACTAATGAAAAACGCATTTCGTGTTACTAAAAATAGAGGCATTACAGCTATTAGAATAAGAGTTCCGGGTGGATATTTAGAGGCAAAGTATTTAAATATATTACAAGAAGTAGCAGATAAATATGGGAATGGAAGTCTACATTTAACCACTAGACAAGGCTTTGAAATACCCGGAATAGACATGAAATATATTCCCGAAGTAAATAAACTAATTCAACCCATAATTGAAGGTTTAGAGATAAATCAAGAAGCTATAGATGGTGGGTATCCAGCTGCAGGTACAAGAAATGTGACTGCTTGTATAGGTAACAAGGTCTGTCCTTTTGGTAATTATGATACGACTGCATTTGCCAAGAAAATTGAAAAAGCCATTTTCCCTAATGACCTACATGTTAAAGTGGCCTTAACAGGTTGTCCAAACGATTGTATGAAAGTAAGAATGCACGATTTTGGTATTATCGGTATGACTGAACCCCAATATGATCCAAATCGCTGTGTGGGCTGTCAAGCTTGCGTGACTAATTGTGAAAAAAGATCAGTAGGGGCACTTAAGTTTGAAAACTTTAAAGTTGTACGTGACCATGATAAATGTATTGGTTGTGGTGAATGTATTACAAAATGTCCGAACGGTGCTTGGACAAGAAGTAAAGAGAAATATTATAAATTAGTAATCATGGGTAGAACAGGTAAAAAGGATCCAAGATTAGCAATGGATTTCATTAAATGGGTAGATGAAGATAGTATAATTAAAATAATTGTTAACACCTATGATTATGTACGTGAATATATTGATAAAGATGCTCCTGGTGGAAAGGAACATGTGGGCTACATCGTTGATCGGACAGGACTAAAAGTATTTAAAGATTATGTTTTAAAAGATGTAAAATTAGGTGAAAAAGCTGTACTAAGTGATAAGAATTAACACTACGTTTAAGGCGTAGTGTTTTTTTGTGTAATAATTTCTTGACAAGACCAGTAAAGATGTTATAATTGCAAGAAAATTACAATTTACTATTATTCAATTTAAAAGTAACTTTATGGAGGATGGTTAGGATGGAGAAAGAAAGCAAAAATATTGTGTTAATTGGTATGCCAGGATGTGGAAAAACAAGTATAGGAAAAAACTTAGCAGAACAGTTAAAGATGAATTTCATAGATGTAGATGAATATATTGAACAAAAAATGCAAATAAGTATTCCAGAAATATTTAAACAAGGTGAAGAACATTTTAGAAAAATTGAAACTAGGTGTATAGAAGAACTAAGCAAATTATCATCTACTATTATTTCTACAGGTGGCGGAGTAGTTAAATCACCTTTAAATATCGAGTTTTTAAAGGAAAATGGAATAATTATTTTTATTAATAGACCGTTAGAAAATATTGTAAATGATATTGATATTGGTGTTCGTCCTCTTTTAGCAGATGGTAAAGAAAAAATATTTAAGCTCTATCAAGATAGAATCGGGCTTTATAATAAATATAAGGATTATGAAATAATTAATGATAGTTCTCTAGAAAATGTGATGGAAAAAATGAGTGAAATTTCTCAAAAAATTTCTTGACAAAAGGATATTAAGAATAATATAATGATAAAAATTAATAATAATAAAAGCAATGCGTAGGGAGAGTAGCTATTTTCGAAACATTTCAGAGAGCCGGTGGTGGTGGGAGTCCGGTATGATTAGAGATAGTGAATGGGCCTACAAGCTGTAGACTGAAATTACTTTTAGTAAGAGTAGGAAACTACCGGAGCACTTCACCGTTAAAAGAAGTCGGGTATCGGATTGAATTAAAATAATCTCGTACTTTGTCTTATAGGCTTTTTGCTTATAAAGGTGGTATAGCGAAATTAACCTTTCGTCCTTTATGGATGGAAGGTTTTTATTTTATTCATTTCCCGTACTTAAAGAGAGGGGCTTTTGCCCAATTAAGGTGGTACCGCGAAAACTTTTCGTCCTTTTGGATGGAAAGTTTTTTTTTATTTTTAAGGAGATTAATATAAGGAGGTAAACTTATGTTTCCAGAGACTAAGGAAGATTTTTTAACGCTTACTAAGAAAGCTAATTTAATTCCTATTTATAAGGAATATTCATCTGCACTTGAAACGCCCTTAGCTGTTTTTTTAAAGCTAAAAAGTAATAAACATGCGTTTTTATTAGAAAGCGTAGAAAGAGGAGTCCAAATGGGGAGGTTTTCTTTTGTTGGATTTGAGCCTAGGGCAATATTTAAGGCTAAAGATAAAGAAATAAGTATAGAGGAACAAGGAGAAATCACCAATTACACTTGCCTTGACCCTTTAAAAGAAATAGAGGGAATTTTCCAAAAGTATATTGCTTTATCTGTACCAGAACTACCTATGTTTTCAGGGGGAGCGGTAGGTTACTTTGGTTATGACATGATTAGAAACTGGGAGGATATACCTAAGGGTAATATTAAGGATACTGATTATCCTGATTGTTTATTAATGTTTACCGATCAGCTAATTATCTTTGATCATGTAAAACAAACGATGAAAATTGTAATCAATGTCCATGTGGGGAATAATCCTGAGGAGCAATATCTAGAGGCTCTACAAAAGATAGAAATAATTAAGGCAAAATTAGATAGACCTATTCCTAAAGATAAATTACAGAAAAATAAACAAAAGGAAGAGTTAGATTTTCAGGAAAATACTACCCCAGAGGAATTTAAGGAAAAGGTAAAAAAGGCCAAGAAATATATTGAAAGCGGTGATATTTTTCAAGTTGTAATATCTCGCAAGATAGATTTTGAATTAAAGACAGATCCATTATTAATCTATCAAAGTTTAAGATCCTTAAATCCTTCTCCTTATATGTTTTACTTAGACTTTGCTGATATTAAGCTAGTTGGTTCATCCCCAGAAATAATGGTCAAAGTAGAAAATAATAGGGCTGAACTAAGACCGATTGCGGGAACTAGACCAAGAGGAAAAACTGCAGAAGAAGATAGTGTTCTTATAGAAGATTTATTAGCTGATGAAAAGGAAAAGGCAGAACATTTAATGCTTGTTGATTTAGGTCGAAATGATTTAGGAAGAGTTAGCCAGTATGGAACTGTAAAGGTAGAAGAATTTATGAAGGTAGAAAAATATTCGCATGTTTCTCATTTAGTATCTAAAGTTACAGGAAAGTTAAAAGAGGGTTCAAATTGTTTTGATGTACTAAGAGCAAGCTTTCCTGCTGGGACGGTTTCAGGTGCACCTAAAATAAGAGCTATGCAAATTATTGATGAATTAGAAGGGGAGGCAAGAGGACCATACGCAGGAGCGGTAGGTTCTCTAGGTTATAACGGTAATCTGGATACTTGTATTACTATTCGGACTTTAATGATTAATAAAAATAGAGCAACTATTCAGGCAGGAGCAGGAATTGTTGCTGATTCTAACCCAGTAAATGAATATCTAGAAACGTGTAACAAAAAGGGGGCAATTTTAAAAGCAATAGAAATTGCTACGAAGGGGGAAGAAGATTGATTTTAGTAATCGACAATTATGATTCGTTTGTATATAACTTAGTTCAATATTTAGGATCCTTAGGAGAAGAAATTAAGGTAGTGCGTAATAATAAAATTACACTTAGCGAGATAGAGAAACTTAATCCTCTGAAAATCGTGATTTCACCAGGACCTGGTAAACCAGAAAATGCAGGAATTAGTAAAGATGTAGTTAGTTATTTTTCGGGAAAGATTCCTATTTTAGGGGTATGTTTAGGTCATCAATGTATTGGCGAAGTATTTGGAGCAAATATTTCTCAAGCAAAAAGTATTGTTCATGGAAAAACATCTATTATTACACATAGTGAAGGGGGAATCTTTAGGGGTATCCCACCAGGGATATTAGTAACGCGGTATCATTCTTTAGTTATTTTAAAAGAAAGCATACCGAAAAGTTTAAGCATAACTGCTGTTAGTGAGGATGGAGAAATAATGGCAATCAAGCACAAGGATTACCCTACGTATGGAGTACAGTTTCACCCTGAATCCATTGCAAGTCAGTATGGAAAAGAAATATTAGAAAACTTTCTCAAAATATAAAGAGAAAAATTGAGAGGAGATGAGCTTAGTTATGAAAGAGGCAATTAGTAGAGTAGTTAGAGGAGAAAATTTATCTATAGAAACGGCAACGAGTGTTATGAAAACAATTATGGAGGGTAATGCTACCCCTGCACAAATTGGAAGCTTTTTAACAGCATTAAGAATAAAAGGAGAAACACCAGAAGAAATAATTGGCTTTGCAAGAGTAATGAGAGAAAAAGCAATTTCTATTAAATCAACTCATCCTTTTTTAATCGATAGTGTGGGTACTGGAGGAGATGGAAGTGGAACTTTTAATATATCCACTACGGTATCTTTTGTAGTAGCAGGAGCAGGTCTAGCTGTAGCAAAACACGGAAATAGGTCAGTCTCTAGTAGATGTGGGAGTGCAGATGTATTAGAAGCTTTAGGAGTAAAGATTGATTTAAATAAAGAAGAAGTGGAAAGGGTTTTAAATAGCACAGGCTTAGGATTTATTTATGCTCCTAATTTTCATAAAGCTATGAAACATGCAATAAATCCCCGTAAAGAAATAGGGATAAGAAGCATTTTTAACCTTTTAGGACCTTTAACTAACCCTGCCCAGATTAAATATATGCTTTTAGGTGTATATGATCCTAATTTAACGGAAATTATTGCAGAGGTTTTAAGGGAACTAGGAATAGAAGGTGCGTACGTAGTTCATGGAGATAGTGGATTAGATGAAATATCAATAACAGGTCCTAGTAAAATTACACAGTTAAGTGAAGGAAAAATTATAAACTATGAAATTACACCTGAACAATTTGGTTTTGCACGGAGAAGTCTTGAAGAAATAAAAGGAGGTAATGCCGCTCTAAATGCGAGAATTACCCAAAAGGTTCTAAGAGGAGACAAGGGAGCTTTTAGAGATATTGTAGTCTTAAATAGTGCGGCTCTTTTTTGTACATCAAAATTAACCAAGGATTTATCAGAAGGGGTTCAGTTAGCTAAGGAAATTATTGATTCTGGTCTAGCCCAAAAAAAACTTAATGAATTAATAGAGGTTAGCAACAAAGTGGGAGGCGAGAGGTTATGATCTTAGAAAAAATTGTGGATTTTAAAAAAGAAGAAATAAAGCAAAAAAAGAAAGTAAAAGGTACTTTTAAAGATGCCTTAAATAAACCTGGAATTAGTTTAATTGCAGAAGTTAAAAAGGCCTCTCCTTCTAAAGGTGTTTTAAGGGAAAACTTTAATCCGGTCCAAATCGCTAAAGATTATGAAAATGGGGGAGCAAGGGCAATTTCAGTTCTGACTGATGCTAAGTTTTTTGGGGGATGTAGTGAAGATTTAACACTAGTTAAAGCAAATGTAAATTTACCAGTCTTACGCAAGGATTTCATTATTGATCCTATACAAATTTACGAAGCCCTATCTTTAGGTGCAGATGCTATTCTTTTAATTGTGGCAATCTTAACTGAAAAGAAGTTAAAAGAGTATATGCAAATAGCAGCGGACTTAGGTTTAGATGTTTTAGTAGAAGTACACAGTAGAGAAGAATTAGCAAAAGCTCTTGCTGTAGGAGCAAAAATTATAGGCGTTAATAATCGAGACTTAAGGAGCTTTCAGACAGATATCAAAGTCACCTTAAATTTAGCCGAGTTTGTACCTAGTGATTGTATCTTAGTAAGTGAAAGTGGAATTTCTAGTAAAGATGATTTAAAAAGATTACAAGAAGTAGGTGTAG of Desulfonispora thiosulfatigenes DSM 11270 contains these proteins:
- the asrC gene encoding sulfite reductase subunit C, with the protein product MDINTKKLMKNAFRVTKNRGITAIRIRVPGGYLEAKYLNILQEVADKYGNGSLHLTTRQGFEIPGIDMKYIPEVNKLIQPIIEGLEINQEAIDGGYPAAGTRNVTACIGNKVCPFGNYDTTAFAKKIEKAIFPNDLHVKVALTGCPNDCMKVRMHDFGIIGMTEPQYDPNRCVGCQACVTNCEKRSVGALKFENFKVVRDHDKCIGCGECITKCPNGAWTRSKEKYYKLVIMGRTGKKDPRLAMDFIKWVDEDSIIKIIVNTYDYVREYIDKDAPGGKEHVGYIVDRTGLKVFKDYVLKDVKLGEKAVLSDKN
- a CDS encoding shikimate kinase; its protein translation is MEKESKNIVLIGMPGCGKTSIGKNLAEQLKMNFIDVDEYIEQKMQISIPEIFKQGEEHFRKIETRCIEELSKLSSTIISTGGGVVKSPLNIEFLKENGIIIFINRPLENIVNDIDIGVRPLLADGKEKIFKLYQDRIGLYNKYKDYEIINDSSLENVMEKMSEISQKIS
- the trpE gene encoding anthranilate synthase component I, with the translated sequence MFPETKEDFLTLTKKANLIPIYKEYSSALETPLAVFLKLKSNKHAFLLESVERGVQMGRFSFVGFEPRAIFKAKDKEISIEEQGEITNYTCLDPLKEIEGIFQKYIALSVPELPMFSGGAVGYFGYDMIRNWEDIPKGNIKDTDYPDCLLMFTDQLIIFDHVKQTMKIVINVHVGNNPEEQYLEALQKIEIIKAKLDRPIPKDKLQKNKQKEELDFQENTTPEEFKEKVKKAKKYIESGDIFQVVISRKIDFELKTDPLLIYQSLRSLNPSPYMFYLDFADIKLVGSSPEIMVKVENNRAELRPIAGTRPRGKTAEEDSVLIEDLLADEKEKAEHLMLVDLGRNDLGRVSQYGTVKVEEFMKVEKYSHVSHLVSKVTGKLKEGSNCFDVLRASFPAGTVSGAPKIRAMQIIDELEGEARGPYAGAVGSLGYNGNLDTCITIRTLMINKNRATIQAGAGIVADSNPVNEYLETCNKKGAILKAIEIATKGEED
- a CDS encoding anthranilate synthase component II, with product MILVIDNYDSFVYNLVQYLGSLGEEIKVVRNNKITLSEIEKLNPLKIVISPGPGKPENAGISKDVVSYFSGKIPILGVCLGHQCIGEVFGANISQAKSIVHGKTSIITHSEGGIFRGIPPGILVTRYHSLVILKESIPKSLSITAVSEDGEIMAIKHKDYPTYGVQFHPESIASQYGKEILENFLKI
- the trpD gene encoding anthranilate phosphoribosyltransferase; amino-acid sequence: MKEAISRVVRGENLSIETATSVMKTIMEGNATPAQIGSFLTALRIKGETPEEIIGFARVMREKAISIKSTHPFLIDSVGTGGDGSGTFNISTTVSFVVAGAGLAVAKHGNRSVSSRCGSADVLEALGVKIDLNKEEVERVLNSTGLGFIYAPNFHKAMKHAINPRKEIGIRSIFNLLGPLTNPAQIKYMLLGVYDPNLTEIIAEVLRELGIEGAYVVHGDSGLDEISITGPSKITQLSEGKIINYEITPEQFGFARRSLEEIKGGNAALNARITQKVLRGDKGAFRDIVVLNSAALFCTSKLTKDLSEGVQLAKEIIDSGLAQKKLNELIEVSNKVGGERL
- the trpC gene encoding indole-3-glycerol phosphate synthase TrpC, whose product is MILEKIVDFKKEEIKQKKKVKGTFKDALNKPGISLIAEVKKASPSKGVLRENFNPVQIAKDYENGGARAISVLTDAKFFGGCSEDLTLVKANVNLPVLRKDFIIDPIQIYEALSLGADAILLIVAILTEKKLKEYMQIAADLGLDVLVEVHSREELAKALAVGAKIIGVNNRDLRSFQTDIKVTLNLAEFVPSDCILVSESGISSKDDLKRLQEVGVDAVLVGESLVKEKDIQAKIKDLLS